In Flavobacteriales bacterium TMED191, the following are encoded in one genomic region:
- a CDS encoding cytochrome C oxidase subunit IV, whose amino-acid sequence MAEGNSTRKIWLVFWILFVLTTIEVLLGIFKPSTLVDNSIIGVSLLNHTFIILTLVKAYYIVMTFMHLGDEKKALKISIITPMFILVPYLLFILLVEASFHGAIG is encoded by the coding sequence ATGGCAGAAGGAAATTCTACACGAAAAATTTGGTTAGTATTTTGGATACTATTTGTATTAACTACAATAGAAGTATTATTAGGTATTTTCAAACCAAGTACTTTGGTTGATAATTCAATAATAGGAGTGTCATTATTAAACCACACATTTATTATATTAACTTTAGTTAAGGCATATTACATTGTAATGACCTTTATGCATTTGGGTGATGAGAAAAAAGCCCTAAAAATTTCAATTATTACTCCCATGTTTATATTGGTGCCTTATCTACTATTTATACTTTTAGTTGAAGCTTCTTTTCATGGTGCAATTGGATAA
- a CDS encoding SCO family protein: protein MTSIKKWLILFAILIFPYIIVQIIERSTHNILTLGYIENKNLDLDSLGGVIELIDSLQVPPFSLINQDGKYLNNNDLLGTNYIVNFFFTSCPTICPTTTLNLIELQNKIDKYEINDFKIISISVDPENDTPKVLKLYAESMNINLSNWELLTGSEKEIYDLVRSGFSLSVGQDSLAPGGVFHSSNITIVDSKGYLRTGLDKKKNIKFVYDGTLYSDIKLLVGEIQRLSIINFKDNYEIKKQ, encoded by the coding sequence ATGACATCAATTAAAAAGTGGCTGATATTATTTGCCATACTAATTTTTCCATATATTATTGTTCAAATTATTGAGAGATCAACACATAATATTTTAACACTTGGATATATTGAAAATAAGAATTTAGATTTAGATTCTTTAGGTGGAGTAATTGAGTTAATTGATAGTTTACAAGTTCCACCATTTAGTTTGATTAATCAGGATGGAAAATATTTAAATAACAATGATTTACTAGGTACTAATTATATAGTAAACTTTTTCTTTACATCATGTCCTACTATCTGCCCGACAACAACATTAAATTTAATTGAACTTCAAAATAAGATAGATAAATATGAAATAAATGATTTTAAAATCATATCAATTAGTGTTGATCCGGAAAATGACACTCCTAAAGTATTAAAATTGTACGCAGAGTCAATGAATATTAATTTATCAAATTGGGAACTATTAACAGGCAGTGAAAAAGAAATCTATGATTTAGTGAGGTCAGGTTTTTCTTTATCTGTAGGTCAAGATAGTTTAGCTCCAGGAGGTGTTTTCCATTCATCGAATATAACTATAGTCGATTCCAAGGGTTATTTAAGAACGGGTTTAGATAAAAAGAAAAACATAAAATTTGTATATGACGGAACCTTGTATAGTGATATTAAATTATTAGTAGGAGAAATACAAAGATTAAGTATTATCAACTTTAAAGATAATTACGAAATAAAAAAGCAATGA
- the tsaB gene encoding tRNA (adenosine(37)-N6)-threonylcarbamoyltransferase complex dimerization subunit type 1 TsaB: MALILCVDTSSKNCSVSLSKDGIVIYTKEKLEEGYCHGEELHSLIEDLFLDAKLEISQIDAISFSSGPGSYTGLRIGAATVKGLGIALNKKIVLVSTLKAMCWGFVNNEQENFINDANYFCSTLDSRQGEVYASIYDVLGNEILPPFACEVAKPTFINILNTNKICFFGTGLYKLKNVINHKNASFYDGFLPSSINLAFLAENTYNQKKFADIAYFEPTYLKDFIAG; encoded by the coding sequence ATGGCTTTAATTTTATGTGTAGATACTAGTTCAAAGAATTGTTCTGTCTCGCTTTCTAAAGACGGAATTGTTATATATACAAAGGAAAAACTTGAGGAAGGTTATTGTCATGGTGAGGAATTACATTCATTAATCGAGGATTTGTTTTTAGATGCAAAACTTGAAATATCACAAATTGATGCAATTTCTTTTAGTTCTGGCCCAGGATCTTATACAGGACTTAGGATTGGTGCGGCTACAGTAAAAGGGTTGGGTATTGCTTTAAATAAAAAAATTGTATTAGTATCTACATTAAAAGCAATGTGTTGGGGCTTTGTCAATAATGAACAAGAAAATTTCATTAACGATGCCAACTACTTTTGTTCTACATTGGACTCAAGACAAGGAGAAGTATATGCATCGATATATGATGTGTTAGGAAATGAAATTCTTCCTCCTTTTGCATGTGAGGTCGCAAAACCAACATTTATAAATATTTTAAATACTAATAAAATATGTTTTTTTGGTACTGGATTGTATAAGTTGAAAAATGTTATAAATCATAAAAATGCTTCTTTTTATGATGGATTTTTACCATCATCAATTAATTTAGCTTTTTTAGCTGAAAACACATATAACCAAAAAAAATTTGCTGATATCGCGTATTTCGAACCAACGTATTTAAAGGACTTTATCGCAGGTTAA